The following are from one region of the Sandaracinus amylolyticus genome:
- a CDS encoding YebC/PmpR family DNA-binding transcriptional regulator, giving the protein MGRIFEKRKTTIFARNARMAKVFTRIARDIHIAVKSGTPHPETNPALRRALSNARGANMPREKIEAAIKRASGQDQRDYEVLIYEGYAPHGIALMIETATDNPQRTVANVRSIFKDWSGSFGQTGSVSFLFQHMGVFRIAPGSFDPEELELELIDHGLEEMGESTGDNGEKQYVLRSPFHEFGRLQAVIEERKLPLISAESEYVAQTLTNLDEAQAKEVLELVDALEQDDDVQRVFHNLG; this is encoded by the coding sequence ATGGGACGGATCTTCGAGAAGCGGAAGACCACGATCTTCGCCCGCAACGCGCGGATGGCGAAGGTGTTCACGCGCATCGCGCGCGACATCCACATCGCGGTCAAGTCGGGCACGCCGCACCCCGAGACGAACCCGGCGCTGCGTCGCGCGCTCTCGAACGCGCGCGGCGCGAACATGCCGCGGGAGAAGATCGAGGCCGCGATCAAGCGCGCGAGCGGGCAGGACCAGCGCGACTACGAAGTGCTGATCTACGAGGGCTACGCGCCCCACGGCATCGCGCTGATGATCGAGACCGCGACCGACAACCCGCAGCGCACCGTCGCGAACGTTCGCTCGATCTTCAAGGACTGGAGCGGCAGCTTCGGACAGACCGGCAGCGTCTCGTTCCTCTTCCAGCACATGGGCGTGTTCCGCATCGCGCCGGGCTCGTTCGATCCCGAGGAGCTCGAGCTCGAGCTGATCGATCACGGCCTCGAGGAGATGGGCGAGAGCACCGGCGACAACGGAGAGAAGCAGTACGTGCTGCGCTCCCCGTTCCACGAGTTCGGCCGGCTCCAGGCGGTGATCGAAGAGCGCAAGCTGCCGCTGATCTCCGCGGAGTCCGAGTACGTCGCGCAGACGCTCACGAACCTCGACGAGGCGCAGGCCAAGGAGGTGCTCGAGCTGGTCGACGCGCTCGAGCAGGACGACGACGTCCAGCGCGTCTTCCACAACCTCGGGTGA
- a CDS encoding putative quinol monooxygenase — translation MATTVIVRFRARSGRGADLLSWLSANQPGLRAFRGFERIALHRDVADPDHVIEIEEWARADDHRAMVEEVAARGGWDALEALLEREPETTYLEHVVSLAT, via the coding sequence ATGGCCACCACCGTCATCGTGCGCTTCCGCGCCCGCTCGGGACGCGGTGCGGATCTCCTCTCCTGGCTCTCCGCGAACCAGCCCGGGCTGCGTGCGTTCCGCGGGTTCGAGCGCATCGCGCTCCATCGCGACGTCGCCGATCCCGATCACGTGATCGAGATCGAGGAGTGGGCGCGCGCCGACGATCACCGCGCGATGGTCGAGGAGGTCGCGGCGCGTGGTGGATGGGACGCGCTCGAGGCGCTGCTCGAGCGCGAGCCCGAGACGACCTATCTCGAGCACGTCGTGTCGCTGGCGACGTGA
- a CDS encoding SpvB/TcaC N-terminal domain-containing protein, with protein MSAQRGFWALLCLAILVHGGSTRAQEPLPGELPTSSGWLGADDARDVELHEHDLVPDELRDEVREVLRDRAISADSPPIEPTSLPTGGDRSAVAPSRITLPDGEGSIQGLGESFSTSQSSGALAFTLPIVLPAGRNGVTPTLALGYSSGAGSSEVGYGWSLSVATIARQSDRGLPRYDDRARWHPEEDRFVYAGSQELVPVDSDAAARLDGGRTPAELATWQEYRAQVEGGFMRFFRAPDATRWVVQAPDGTRHDLGLLPPGEGPSEITSASQDALLRAPVSGAIASWALTRTTDAHGSTIYYSYESHGGARYLRSIHYVSPAGCAASGRRCIAPLSDYAVRVQLVYAARSDVTISHRTGWRIESARRLRRIEITAAGAAVGSRTLVRRYHLEYDARSFHSLLASVTVEGRPESTHSSHAVQIGDAAVPESALGDAIVGVTAPPLRFRYTGDAALARGVDGFPALDGTLRRGASSPAHSVGDLRSDLFDVNSDGLPDLIVTEPGRFRTASGEPAAGVYFNGFAGTAARPASAGTFSAPIAVAAPPELAGVMQLSNPNVVPMDVDGDGRSDLLHMPRARSYGYFAPVRAPGTPASPAAQSWRFALLPVDLPEGVLDPRIDLGRDAARIRTMDVNADSLIDVVRTSGNAIQTWLNLGFVPGGEGLFGTATHDGARWVISADPIESCLPVAGGVISFDDSDVRFADMDGDGLEDLVRLAPGAVVWFPNRGWGRFGEGEGDCAAGPSGARGIDVRAPRDLGAEFDVTYLVDVDGDGASDLVHLGAGVVDVWFNMGGRAFSRRVGIDGVPWSRDLDRVVRFVDVDGTGTPDVLFASARRWEWIDPMGGRRPRLLREVDTGLGALTTIEHGTSAEDYLRDLAAADAGCSGPTCEQFLWQGRDDGTCDERASAAVGECVVRASGSPIVSTVVRATVRSDRLDALGATPQVERLEYAYHDGYFEGIEQELRGFGATDVRSVGDSSQPTSITRSWMHQGRRPAAIAGDRRAENPWRALDGAVRLVETWEETTGRFLSTVHTGHRLRRLIAGLDGREITWAIPARTDRISYDNSTTWRPAAPGTRAPFVGGGDEYPVVVRERVAPDGSVSPDAEHPGWSEPVSLRSAGHYAIVAETIDQVDHAGHVLQQTAWGRVRGEYGEPVPAEEIVQHTVPRLVDAERWIWRTEQTWTSGGGSSARLRHVQSFFENGAIDPTRTSTTVEIPRAYEFAGDADGSASFVQTAESLETSFRYDAWGNVTHTCDGGRIEIGESACLRLSVIDYDGAYSQLVAAEHVATSSTDALTTRATVDRGLGLPLSVRDGADRATDAGYDGLGRVTFVRAPDVRGCEGSARPLVRNRYRFPVDASVSPLTEIVSIQELDCDAPLGASVLESRRYLDGLARVRATLQRTDAPHVWVRGGLTSFTPRGQPSRTWDEAFLDAPEPTLAQVLARTGEECEAATGYDAFGRARWSRPGCGTSAETTWTSHGALATNTCDPNDVDPSHPVAYGTCTTVRRDGHERVIDTVLRQRRGPGAPLEFHRLWSKWRADGALLALERAQTSDAGVLPYTRAAIVPGRVVARTFAVDSVGRRLASTDRDTDARRAGATEPNRSWRYLYNRVGDLVAVRDPRGCGQNFYYDRAGRLLGEDYVSCGEAEPSRDASAETVPAGAIALGPIASPVGVDVRSHYDAYPSWASGPLAPPSWAGATRGLLTASTDRAVRAVRAYDGRGLVSWSARQIAMMPIAPDAPITLSASIPSVTPGAPGARPVRAFDESHTYVAESGHDHAGRPRTIRLPEDPDAEDAPEIGGRIEHDVRGLPRATFVRIDGSDHPVLASATYDAGGRVTRAVWGDDAGGTRTPTITTTDYDRRRRPERIRVVRAPTATSSAARTLSEVSVVQDQTFRWDAADNLLRITDGRIAREWPDGHRPQSVVLQHDALYHVVDAAYSYTNDTSTEVLDVATEYRDAIIALESVDPIHALPAPSAAGPLDTRVVSLTWDFDFLGNTTEWTDDLGAFHERSLDRITNGIAEEGGRPSAMRLATSITTAPHAYDSGVVRGGWLEVDYGDSGNVAGVTVHGQCRDAAIGALCVDGGATVEARRTALRAGCRCGVEQHYQYRHDELNQIVDARRYDRPGTGDWSLAAHLRYAFDGAQERTIEEVHDTLGHARYAMWPLPGDFERRGLVRGVGGYDAVDGTETQYRVGGARVVWQDGARDTGLDVDHRITLALPDLLGTTSAVVDLTSGELLEVSSYHPNGARETLRTTESGAVPLEPTGFTGKEADEEVGLTYFGLRFLMPRLGRWATPDPLQIHAEGGGEALNSYHYVSGNLLQARDPIGLDPLRSPDIEALDSITDADAYDRKVWELVHVEQWRNQADFRLSNSLDGCVPSSAIMTFKWTGVLRSGVRPGEVVRATRGWSPKSEDAWFAYRMPFVRRGRYERMSTDDLARLSGAAAVGGGQATRYERVGLSKDDALAHMQSGGSVQAFVNHPDWHDGHWITLYWNPVRREVMAMDPLLAHSTGAPDRVDWSTGEVRGTEMTLKATNHGNEYSFYGLREAIEAEQLTEP; from the coding sequence GTGAGCGCGCAGCGTGGCTTCTGGGCCCTGCTCTGCCTGGCGATCCTCGTGCACGGCGGCTCGACCCGCGCACAGGAGCCGCTGCCCGGCGAGCTCCCCACGTCCTCCGGTTGGCTCGGCGCCGACGATGCGCGCGACGTCGAGCTCCACGAGCACGACCTCGTGCCCGACGAGCTGCGCGACGAAGTGCGCGAGGTGTTGCGCGATCGCGCGATCTCCGCGGACTCGCCGCCGATCGAGCCGACGTCACTGCCGACCGGCGGTGACCGCAGCGCGGTCGCGCCTTCGCGCATCACGCTGCCCGACGGAGAGGGCTCGATCCAAGGTCTCGGCGAGTCGTTCTCCACGTCGCAGTCGAGCGGTGCGCTCGCCTTCACGCTGCCGATCGTGCTGCCCGCAGGGCGCAACGGAGTGACTCCCACGCTCGCGCTCGGATATTCGTCGGGCGCAGGGAGCAGCGAAGTCGGATACGGATGGAGCCTGTCCGTCGCCACCATCGCGCGGCAGTCGGATCGCGGGCTGCCCCGCTACGACGATCGTGCTCGCTGGCACCCCGAGGAAGATCGATTCGTCTACGCGGGAAGTCAGGAGCTCGTCCCCGTCGACTCCGATGCTGCAGCACGGCTCGATGGCGGACGCACACCCGCCGAGCTCGCGACCTGGCAGGAATACCGCGCTCAGGTCGAGGGCGGATTCATGCGCTTCTTCCGCGCGCCCGACGCGACGCGCTGGGTGGTGCAGGCGCCCGACGGCACGCGCCACGATCTCGGTCTGCTCCCTCCGGGCGAGGGCCCGAGCGAGATCACGAGCGCTTCGCAGGACGCGCTGCTCCGCGCGCCGGTCAGCGGCGCGATCGCGTCGTGGGCGCTGACGCGCACCACCGATGCCCACGGCTCCACGATCTACTATTCGTACGAGTCGCACGGCGGAGCGCGATACCTGCGCTCCATCCACTACGTCTCTCCGGCGGGCTGCGCCGCGTCGGGCCGCCGCTGCATCGCGCCGCTCTCCGACTACGCGGTGCGCGTCCAGCTCGTCTACGCAGCGCGCTCCGACGTCACGATCTCGCATCGCACCGGGTGGCGCATCGAGAGCGCGCGCCGACTGCGACGCATCGAGATCACCGCCGCGGGCGCGGCCGTCGGGTCGCGCACGCTGGTGCGTCGATATCACCTCGAGTACGACGCTCGGTCGTTCCACTCGCTGCTCGCGTCGGTGACGGTCGAAGGACGACCCGAGTCGACCCACTCGAGCCATGCAGTCCAGATCGGTGATGCGGCGGTGCCGGAGTCGGCGCTGGGCGACGCGATCGTCGGCGTGACCGCGCCGCCGCTGCGATTCCGCTACACCGGTGACGCCGCCCTCGCGCGAGGTGTGGACGGCTTTCCCGCGCTCGACGGGACGCTCCGGCGCGGCGCGTCGAGCCCCGCTCACTCGGTCGGCGATCTCCGCTCCGATCTCTTCGACGTCAACAGCGACGGTCTTCCCGATCTGATCGTGACCGAGCCCGGTCGATTCCGGACTGCGAGCGGCGAGCCCGCGGCAGGCGTGTACTTCAACGGCTTCGCGGGCACCGCGGCGCGACCGGCGTCGGCGGGCACGTTCTCGGCGCCGATCGCGGTCGCCGCCCCGCCCGAGCTCGCTGGCGTGATGCAGCTCTCGAATCCGAACGTCGTCCCGATGGACGTCGACGGCGACGGGCGCAGCGATCTTCTGCACATGCCGCGCGCGCGCAGCTACGGCTACTTCGCGCCGGTCCGCGCGCCGGGCACGCCGGCATCGCCGGCGGCGCAGTCCTGGCGTTTCGCGCTCCTTCCCGTCGATCTGCCGGAGGGCGTGCTCGATCCCCGCATCGACCTCGGTCGTGACGCCGCGCGCATCCGCACGATGGACGTCAATGCCGACTCGCTGATCGACGTCGTGCGCACGAGCGGGAATGCGATCCAGACGTGGCTCAACCTCGGGTTCGTTCCGGGCGGAGAGGGCTTGTTCGGGACTGCCACCCACGACGGCGCGCGATGGGTGATCTCGGCGGATCCCATCGAGTCGTGTCTTCCGGTCGCGGGTGGCGTGATCTCGTTCGACGACTCCGACGTGCGCTTCGCCGACATGGACGGCGACGGGCTCGAGGACCTGGTGCGCCTCGCGCCGGGCGCGGTGGTGTGGTTCCCGAACCGCGGCTGGGGGCGATTCGGAGAAGGCGAGGGCGACTGCGCGGCCGGTCCCTCGGGCGCCCGCGGGATCGACGTGCGCGCGCCGCGCGATCTCGGCGCGGAATTCGACGTCACCTACCTCGTCGACGTCGATGGAGACGGCGCGAGCGATCTCGTGCACCTCGGCGCCGGTGTCGTCGACGTCTGGTTCAACATGGGCGGTCGCGCGTTCTCGCGTCGCGTCGGCATCGACGGTGTGCCGTGGAGCCGTGATCTCGATCGTGTGGTGCGCTTCGTCGACGTCGACGGGACCGGGACCCCCGACGTGCTCTTCGCGAGCGCGCGACGGTGGGAGTGGATCGATCCGATGGGCGGGCGGCGCCCGCGACTCTTGCGCGAGGTCGACACCGGCCTCGGCGCGCTCACGACGATCGAGCACGGCACCAGCGCCGAGGACTACCTGCGCGATCTCGCCGCCGCGGACGCGGGGTGCAGCGGCCCGACGTGCGAGCAATTCCTCTGGCAGGGGCGCGACGACGGGACGTGCGACGAGCGCGCGAGCGCGGCAGTCGGAGAGTGCGTCGTGCGTGCCAGTGGATCTCCGATCGTGTCGACCGTCGTACGCGCCACGGTGCGCAGCGATCGCCTCGACGCGCTCGGCGCGACGCCGCAGGTCGAGCGCCTCGAGTACGCCTATCACGACGGCTATTTCGAGGGCATCGAGCAAGAGCTCCGCGGGTTCGGCGCCACCGACGTGCGCAGCGTGGGCGACTCCTCGCAGCCCACCTCGATCACGCGGAGCTGGATGCACCAGGGGCGTCGCCCCGCCGCGATCGCCGGGGATCGACGCGCCGAGAACCCGTGGCGCGCGCTCGACGGAGCGGTGCGCCTCGTCGAGACCTGGGAGGAGACGACCGGCCGATTCCTGTCGACCGTGCACACCGGCCATCGCCTGCGCCGGCTGATCGCGGGGCTCGACGGTCGCGAGATCACGTGGGCGATCCCGGCGCGCACCGACCGCATCTCCTACGACAACAGCACGACCTGGAGACCCGCTGCGCCGGGCACGCGCGCGCCGTTCGTCGGAGGAGGAGACGAATATCCGGTCGTGGTGCGCGAGCGGGTCGCTCCCGATGGATCGGTGTCGCCCGATGCCGAGCATCCGGGCTGGAGCGAGCCGGTGTCACTGCGGAGCGCGGGGCACTACGCGATCGTCGCGGAGACGATCGATCAGGTCGATCACGCCGGGCACGTGCTGCAGCAGACCGCCTGGGGTCGGGTGCGCGGCGAGTACGGCGAGCCGGTCCCCGCCGAGGAGATCGTGCAGCACACGGTGCCGCGGCTGGTCGACGCCGAGCGCTGGATCTGGCGCACCGAGCAGACCTGGACCAGCGGCGGTGGCTCGAGCGCGCGACTGCGCCACGTGCAGTCGTTCTTCGAGAACGGCGCGATCGATCCGACTCGCACGTCGACCACGGTCGAGATCCCCCGCGCCTACGAATTCGCGGGAGACGCCGACGGCTCGGCGTCGTTCGTCCAGACCGCGGAGAGCCTCGAGACCTCGTTCCGCTACGACGCCTGGGGAAACGTCACCCACACCTGTGATGGGGGACGGATCGAGATCGGTGAGAGCGCCTGTCTGCGACTCTCGGTGATCGACTACGATGGTGCCTATTCGCAGCTCGTGGCGGCGGAGCACGTCGCGACCAGCAGCACCGACGCACTGACCACGCGCGCCACCGTCGATCGGGGGCTCGGCCTGCCGCTCTCGGTGCGCGACGGGGCCGATCGCGCGACCGACGCGGGCTACGACGGGCTCGGCCGCGTCACCTTCGTGCGCGCGCCCGACGTGCGCGGCTGCGAGGGGAGCGCCCGACCTCTGGTGCGCAATCGATATCGCTTCCCCGTCGATGCATCGGTGTCGCCGCTGACCGAGATCGTGTCGATCCAGGAGCTCGACTGCGATGCTCCGCTCGGCGCGAGCGTGCTCGAGTCGCGTCGATATCTCGATGGGCTCGCGCGTGTGCGCGCCACGCTCCAGCGCACCGATGCGCCGCACGTCTGGGTGCGCGGGGGACTGACCTCCTTCACGCCGCGGGGGCAGCCTTCGCGCACCTGGGACGAGGCGTTCCTCGACGCGCCCGAGCCCACGCTCGCCCAGGTGCTCGCGCGCACCGGCGAGGAGTGCGAAGCGGCGACCGGCTACGACGCGTTCGGGCGCGCCCGTTGGTCGCGTCCCGGGTGCGGCACCAGCGCGGAGACCACGTGGACGAGCCACGGCGCGCTCGCGACGAACACCTGCGATCCCAACGACGTCGATCCTTCCCACCCGGTCGCGTACGGCACCTGCACCACGGTGCGTCGCGATGGGCACGAGCGCGTGATCGACACCGTCCTGCGCCAGCGTCGCGGTCCCGGCGCACCGCTCGAATTCCATCGACTCTGGTCGAAGTGGCGCGCCGACGGAGCGCTGCTCGCGCTCGAGCGCGCGCAGACGAGCGATGCCGGCGTGCTGCCCTACACCCGTGCCGCCATCGTCCCGGGACGCGTCGTGGCGCGCACCTTCGCGGTGGACTCCGTCGGTCGGCGACTGGCATCCACCGATCGCGACACCGACGCTCGCCGCGCCGGCGCGACGGAGCCCAATCGCTCGTGGCGATATCTCTACAATCGTGTGGGCGACCTCGTCGCGGTGCGAGATCCCCGGGGCTGCGGGCAGAATTTCTATTACGACCGTGCCGGCCGGCTGCTCGGCGAGGACTACGTCTCGTGTGGCGAGGCCGAGCCCTCGCGTGATGCCAGCGCCGAGACCGTGCCCGCGGGCGCGATCGCGCTCGGCCCGATCGCGAGCCCGGTCGGCGTCGATGTCCGCTCCCACTACGACGCCTATCCGTCGTGGGCCTCGGGCCCGCTCGCGCCTCCTTCGTGGGCGGGCGCGACGCGCGGGCTGCTCACCGCGTCGACCGATCGCGCGGTGCGCGCGGTGCGCGCGTACGACGGCCGCGGGCTCGTGTCGTGGAGCGCGCGACAGATCGCGATGATGCCGATCGCCCCCGACGCGCCGATCACGCTGAGCGCATCGATCCCGAGCGTGACGCCCGGCGCACCGGGCGCGCGACCGGTGCGCGCGTTCGACGAGTCCCACACCTACGTCGCGGAGTCGGGCCACGACCACGCGGGTCGTCCCCGCACCATCCGGCTTCCCGAGGATCCCGACGCCGAGGACGCGCCGGAGATCGGCGGGCGCATCGAGCACGACGTGCGAGGCCTGCCGCGCGCGACGTTCGTGCGCATCGACGGCAGCGATCACCCGGTGCTCGCGAGCGCGACCTACGATGCCGGAGGTCGCGTCACGCGCGCGGTGTGGGGCGACGACGCGGGGGGCACGCGCACGCCGACGATCACGACGACGGACTACGATCGCCGGCGCCGGCCCGAGCGCATTCGGGTCGTGCGTGCGCCCACCGCGACCTCGAGCGCGGCGCGCACGCTGAGCGAGGTGAGCGTGGTGCAGGACCAGACGTTCCGATGGGACGCGGCGGACAACCTGCTGCGGATCACCGACGGTCGCATCGCGCGCGAGTGGCCCGACGGACATCGACCGCAGAGCGTCGTGCTGCAGCACGACGCGCTCTATCACGTCGTCGATGCCGCGTATTCGTACACCAACGACACGAGCACCGAAGTCCTCGACGTCGCGACGGAGTACCGCGACGCGATCATCGCGCTCGAGAGCGTCGATCCGATACACGCGCTGCCGGCGCCCAGCGCCGCGGGCCCGCTCGACACGCGCGTCGTGAGCCTCACCTGGGACTTCGACTTCCTCGGCAACACGACCGAGTGGACCGACGATCTCGGCGCGTTCCACGAGCGCTCGCTCGACCGCATCACCAACGGGATCGCCGAGGAGGGCGGACGGCCGAGCGCGATGCGGCTCGCGACGAGCATCACGACCGCGCCTCACGCCTACGACTCCGGCGTGGTGCGCGGAGGCTGGCTCGAGGTCGACTACGGCGACTCCGGCAACGTGGCGGGCGTCACGGTGCACGGTCAGTGTCGTGACGCGGCGATCGGCGCGCTCTGTGTCGACGGCGGTGCGACGGTCGAGGCGCGCCGCACGGCGCTGCGCGCTGGATGTCGGTGCGGCGTCGAGCAGCACTATCAATATCGTCACGACGAGCTGAATCAGATCGTCGATGCGCGTCGCTACGATCGTCCCGGCACCGGAGATTGGTCGCTCGCGGCGCACCTGCGATATGCGTTCGACGGAGCGCAGGAGCGGACGATCGAAGAGGTGCACGACACCCTCGGGCACGCGCGATATGCGATGTGGCCTCTGCCCGGCGACTTCGAGCGTCGAGGCCTGGTGCGCGGAGTCGGCGGTTATGACGCGGTGGACGGCACCGAGACCCAATATCGCGTCGGCGGGGCACGCGTCGTCTGGCAGGACGGAGCGCGCGACACCGGTCTCGACGTGGATCATCGCATCACGCTCGCGCTGCCCGATCTGCTCGGGACGACCAGTGCCGTGGTCGACCTCACGAGCGGCGAGCTGCTCGAGGTGAGCTCCTATCACCCGAACGGCGCGCGCGAGACGCTGCGCACGACCGAGTCCGGCGCGGTGCCGCTCGAGCCGACCGGCTTCACCGGAAAGGAAGCGGACGAAGAGGTCGGACTGACCTACTTCGGGCTCCGGTTCCTGATGCCGCGCCTCGGTCGCTGGGCCACGCCCGATCCGCTGCAGATCCACGCCGAAGGCGGCGGTGAGGCCCTCAACAGCTATCACTACGTGAGCGGCAATCTGCTCCAGGCGCGCGATCCGATCGGGCTCGATCCCCTGCGGAGCCCCGACATCGAAGCGCTCGATTCGATCACCGACGCGGACGCGTACGACCGCAAGGTCTGGGAGCTCGTGCACGTCGAGCAGTGGCGCAATCAGGCGGATTTCCGCCTCTCGAACAGCCTCGACGGGTGCGTGCCCTCGAGCGCGATCATGACCTTCAAGTGGACCGGTGTGCTGCGCAGCGGAGTGCGCCCCGGCGAGGTCGTGCGCGCCACGCGCGGGTGGTCTCCCAAGAGCGAGGACGCGTGGTTCGCGTACCGGATGCCGTTCGTGCGACGTGGCCGCTACGAGCGCATGTCGACCGACGATCTCGCGCGACTGAGCGGCGCCGCGGCGGTCGGTGGAGGCCAGGCGACTCGCTACGAGCGAGTCGGGCTCTCCAAGGACGACGCGCTCGCGCACATGCAGAGCGGCGGCTCGGTGCAGGCGTTCGTGAATCACCCCGACTGGCACGACGGGCACTGGATCACGCTCTACTGGAACCCGGTCCGCCGCGAGGTGATGGCGATGGATCCCCTCCTCGCTCACTCGACCGGAGCGCCCGATCGCGTCGACTGGAGCACCGGCGAGGTGCGGGGCACGGAGATGACGCTCAAGGCCACCAACCACGGCAACGAGTACTCGTTCTACGGCCTCCGCGAGGCGATCGAAGCGGAGCAGCTGACGGAGCCCTGA
- a CDS encoding aldo/keto reductase produces the protein MHTPLPTSPLGTTDMEITRVGFGAWAIGGAGWAYGWGAQDDAHSIAAIHRALDRGINWIDTAAIYGLGHSEEIVARALHDRPASERPYVFTKCGLTWDPRDPAAEPQQVGDPASLRRELEGSLRRLGVERIDLYQMHWPAEDGTPIEAYWGELARMKQEGKVRAIGLSNHDRDALERAERIAHVDTLQPPFSAIRREVAREELPWCERHRTGVIVYSPMQAGLLTGAFTAERATKLPADDWRSRSPDHTGEGLLKNLALADAMRPIAERHRTTVASVAVAWTLAWPGVTGAIVGARTADQIDGWIDAARLSLDERDLEVIARAIDATGAGEGPARP, from the coding sequence ATGCACACGCCTCTGCCCACCAGTCCGCTCGGCACGACCGACATGGAGATCACGCGCGTCGGCTTCGGCGCATGGGCGATCGGGGGCGCCGGATGGGCCTACGGATGGGGCGCGCAGGACGACGCGCACTCCATCGCCGCGATCCACCGAGCGCTCGACCGCGGGATCAACTGGATCGACACCGCCGCGATCTACGGCCTCGGGCACTCCGAGGAGATCGTCGCGCGGGCCCTGCACGATCGCCCGGCGAGCGAGCGCCCGTACGTGTTCACGAAGTGCGGGCTCACCTGGGATCCCCGCGATCCCGCGGCCGAGCCGCAGCAGGTGGGCGATCCCGCGAGCCTCCGCCGCGAGCTCGAGGGGTCGCTGCGCCGGCTCGGCGTGGAGCGCATCGACCTCTACCAGATGCACTGGCCGGCCGAGGACGGAACGCCGATCGAGGCGTACTGGGGCGAGCTCGCGCGGATGAAGCAGGAGGGCAAGGTGCGCGCGATCGGGCTCTCGAACCACGATCGCGACGCGCTCGAGCGCGCCGAGCGCATCGCCCACGTCGACACGCTGCAGCCGCCGTTCTCCGCGATCCGTCGCGAGGTCGCGCGCGAGGAGCTGCCGTGGTGCGAGCGACACCGCACCGGCGTGATCGTGTACAGCCCGATGCAGGCGGGCCTGCTCACCGGCGCGTTCACCGCGGAGCGCGCGACGAAGCTGCCCGCGGACGACTGGCGCTCGCGATCCCCCGACCACACCGGCGAAGGGCTCCTGAAGAACCTCGCGCTGGCCGACGCGATGCGCCCGATCGCGGAGCGACATCGCACGACCGTCGCGAGCGTCGCGGTCGCGTGGACCCTCGCGTGGCCGGGCGTGACCGGCGCGATCGTGGGCGCACGCACCGCCGATCAGATCGACGGCTGGATCGACGCGGCCCGCCTCTCGCTCGACGAGCGCGACCTCGAGGTGATCGCACGCGCGATCGACGCGACCGGCGCGGGCGAAGGTCCCGCGCGCCCGTAG
- a CDS encoding GNAT family N-acetyltransferase — translation MRVGLVLRPARLDEIAAITALCTRACASGSMVRPLPRIDRDAVSAHRTFVVERTDQLLGVAQLRIEKSDAVLEVLVVAPESLGHGIGRLLYAWALGAARAHGASAMRVVADERTRGFYEHMGAKLIEGRQNGSGKVLRAPLPS, via the coding sequence ATGAGGGTCGGCCTCGTCCTGCGCCCGGCGCGCCTCGACGAGATCGCCGCGATCACTGCGCTCTGCACGCGTGCGTGCGCGTCCGGGAGCATGGTGCGCCCGCTGCCGCGCATCGACCGCGACGCGGTCTCCGCGCACCGCACGTTCGTCGTGGAGCGCACCGACCAGCTGCTCGGTGTGGCGCAGCTCCGGATCGAGAAGAGCGATGCGGTGCTCGAGGTGCTCGTGGTCGCGCCGGAGTCGCTCGGCCACGGGATCGGCCGGCTGCTCTACGCGTGGGCGCTCGGCGCGGCGCGCGCGCACGGCGCGAGCGCGATGCGGGTCGTCGCCGACGAGCGCACGCGCGGCTTCTACGAGCACATGGGCGCGAAGCTGATCGAGGGTCGCCAGAACGGCTCGGGCAAGGTGCTGCGCGCGCCGCTACCGTCCTGA
- a CDS encoding PaaI family thioesterase → MSDERPPAEDFASVLNASRSGWNAAMGLRFVRATRDEVIGELEIGEAHRQPYGLVHGGVYAGIIEAAASVGAALDARAIGRGAVGLENHTSFLRAVREGMLRVVARPLARGRRTQVWEATVRDGEGRELASGRVRLLVVEPDVPIAGEAIAIDGEEDRR, encoded by the coding sequence GTGAGCGACGAGAGGCCGCCCGCGGAGGACTTCGCGTCCGTGCTGAATGCGAGCCGTTCCGGATGGAACGCCGCGATGGGGCTGCGCTTCGTGCGCGCGACGCGTGACGAGGTGATCGGCGAGCTCGAGATCGGCGAGGCCCACCGGCAGCCCTACGGGCTCGTGCACGGCGGTGTGTACGCGGGGATCATCGAGGCCGCGGCGTCGGTGGGCGCAGCGCTCGATGCGCGTGCGATCGGGCGCGGCGCGGTCGGGCTCGAGAACCACACGTCGTTCCTACGCGCGGTGCGCGAGGGGATGTTGCGCGTGGTGGCGCGGCCGCTGGCGCGCGGTCGTCGCACCCAGGTGTGGGAGGCGACGGTGCGCGACGGCGAGGGTCGCGAGCTCGCGAGCGGGCGCGTGCGTCTGCTGGTGGTCGAGCCCGACGTGCCGATCGCGGGCGAGGCGATCGCGATCGACGGCGAGGAGGATCGCCGATGA